The genome window ACGTAAGCCCGAACTTGGAAGCATCGCCGCCACTGTCAGCCCATTTGCCGGAACCACTGGATGCCAGCTTGATGCGGATGCCGAGGTTCGGCTTTACGTTCAGTTTCTTTGCTGCACGTGCAATGAGGTCGATTTCATTGAGTTTCTCCACTACGATGAAGATGCGCTTACCCATCTTCTGTGCCAGTAAGGCCAGTTCTATATAGCTCTGGTCCTTGTATCCGTTACAGATAATGAGCGAATCGCTCTGGCACTGTACGGCGATCACTGCATGCAACTCGGGTTTTGAACCAGCCTCCAAGCCGAGGTTGAACTTGCGTCCGTGAGAGATAATCTCCTCAACCACCGGCTGCATCTGGTTTACCTTAATAGGATAGATGATGAAGTTCTCAGCTTTGAAATCGTATTCCTTCTTTGCCTTCTCAAAGCAGGAGGATGTCTTCTCGATACGGTTATCGAGAATATCGGGGAAACGAAGCAACACCGGCGGTGTCACATCGCGCAAGGAGAGTTCGTCCATGACGTCACGTAGGTCAATCTGCGTATTGTCCTTACACGGCGTTACATACACGTCACCCTTGGGGTTGATGCCAAAGTAAGATGTACCCCACCCTGAGATGTTGTACAATTCTTGAGAATCTTCAATCGTCCACTTTTTCATTTCCAATATTCTATCCCTATATATAATCTTTATTCAATCTGTTTACTTTTTCTAAATGACGCCTTTCTGCTGTGCGGAGCATAGCTCTGTAATCCTCAGACAACTGCTTGTCATATCGTGAAGGACAGCTTTACAGCCATAACATTCACCATGCTATCATCGACGGACAGCCTTGTCAATCTTCAGCAGCTGGCAGAGCTGGGTGACGGAAATCTGTATCTTGTCGTAACTGTCCATAAGACTCACGTCAAGAACGTGCTTCGCCTTCATGTAGAAAGGCTCACGCCCCTTCAACTGTTCACGGATGAACAGGCTGACCTCATCAGGTGCCTTATTGAGCAGAAGGGGGCGGACTGACTTGCCCATCTGCAGATGCTTGAAAAGGACGTCCGGCTCTACTTTCAGGTAAACGGTCTCAGCCTGCCCGTTCATATACTCCATATTATCAAAGAAACAGGGAGTTCCTCCTCCGCAGGAGATAATGACATTTTCAAACTCTGCAACCTCATGAAGCATTGACTTTTCCATCAAACGGAAGCCATTTTCCCCCTTTTCATCGAAGATTTGCTTCACAGTCTTGCGCATACGGCTCTCTATGTACCAGTCCAAGTCATAGAAGGGAATGTTCAATTCCTTCGACAAAGCCCTGCCGACTGTCGTCTTCCCGGCTCCCATATAGCCAATGAGAATGATGCGCAACGGTCTGTTCTCTTCCTTGTGGTCTGCCATGCTCACGATATATTTATCATCCACCCTATAGTC of Prevotella fusca JCM 17724 contains these proteins:
- a CDS encoding shikimate kinase translates to MADHKEENRPLRIILIGYMGAGKTTVGRALSKELNIPFYDLDWYIESRMRKTVKQIFDEKGENGFRLMEKSMLHEVAEFENVIISCGGGTPCFFDNMEYMNGQAETVYLKVEPDVLFKHLQMGKSVRPLLLNKAPDEVSLFIREQLKGREPFYMKAKHVLDVSLMDSYDKIQISVTQLCQLLKIDKAVRR